One Roseimaritima multifibrata DNA window includes the following coding sequences:
- a CDS encoding C45 family autoproteolytic acyltransferase/hydolase translates to MSVFVVVLSAAIIAPGTAAQAQGSGKASNPENLSESIGPLLSILSGNSETFAITAGIDVQIDDRIQHVDARLVRFDSESFDLQLTHSDYSLQIRRRANETAFALPHHKVVFTGAGKLVGDDQLAPGGMAARLIGSGSVVALYAPVILGGDPAVVSQVLTNLIDTEFDSSQNRWQFDDDFSMQFSNQNRNVAIQVDGEHSAVVKIETNLPAMSDVNDWPGYQMVSLERKEIERTLARGVRRAMEILLPSRQLTNPPEQNKTVEHGELRWQDGQRVVLLHGTPEEVGFAHGQLLNKEAQRCIDSVLYTFGTVNTIRNGTWFRNDLDQAYQRLAPFIPEDHQAETFAFAKAMELEPETAQAINVFPELFHCSGFALFGKATVDGKLLHGRVLDYMTTIGLQDSATTFIVSIDGKHGFANVGYAGFIGSVSGMNDQSISLGEMGGHGEGQWDGVPMATLMRRALEECSTLQEVQQLWETNPRTCEYYYVFADGKTNEAVGVMATPDLLKFVQPGEAHELLGEGIEDAVVLSAGGRLKTLRQRVQEKYGKVDVDVAKWLMSRPVAMSSNLHNVLFVPQDLIFYVANASHSEPAANRPYVKMDLEALLKSMPSPTLSP, encoded by the coding sequence ATGTCAGTCTTCGTTGTCGTTTTGTCGGCGGCAATTATTGCCCCAGGAACGGCTGCACAAGCCCAGGGCAGTGGAAAGGCTTCCAATCCTGAAAACTTGAGCGAATCGATCGGCCCACTGTTGTCGATTCTCTCGGGCAATTCCGAAACGTTTGCAATCACCGCCGGAATCGATGTTCAAATCGATGACCGAATTCAACACGTAGACGCTCGATTGGTCCGCTTTGACAGCGAATCTTTCGACCTTCAACTTACGCACTCCGACTACAGTTTGCAAATTCGTCGACGTGCGAATGAGACCGCCTTTGCACTTCCTCACCATAAAGTTGTGTTTACGGGGGCTGGAAAGCTCGTCGGCGACGACCAGCTGGCACCGGGGGGGATGGCGGCAAGACTAATTGGATCGGGATCGGTCGTGGCCTTGTACGCGCCGGTGATCCTTGGGGGAGACCCCGCGGTCGTGTCGCAGGTGTTGACCAATTTAATCGACACCGAATTCGATTCGAGCCAGAACCGATGGCAATTCGATGACGATTTCTCGATGCAATTTAGCAATCAAAATCGAAATGTCGCGATTCAAGTGGATGGCGAACACTCGGCGGTTGTCAAAATTGAAACCAATCTGCCGGCAATGTCCGACGTCAATGACTGGCCCGGATATCAAATGGTTTCGTTGGAACGAAAAGAGATCGAGCGAACGCTTGCCCGAGGCGTCCGTCGAGCGATGGAGATTCTGCTTCCCTCACGCCAATTGACCAACCCGCCAGAACAGAACAAGACGGTTGAACATGGAGAATTGCGTTGGCAGGACGGGCAGCGTGTGGTGCTACTGCATGGGACGCCGGAGGAAGTTGGGTTTGCCCACGGGCAGTTGTTGAACAAAGAAGCACAACGGTGTATCGATTCCGTTCTCTATACCTTTGGGACGGTCAATACGATCCGCAACGGCACCTGGTTTCGCAATGATTTAGATCAGGCCTATCAGAGGCTCGCTCCTTTCATTCCAGAGGACCACCAAGCCGAAACGTTTGCGTTTGCTAAGGCGATGGAACTGGAACCCGAAACGGCTCAGGCGATCAACGTCTTTCCTGAATTGTTTCATTGCAGTGGATTTGCTCTGTTCGGTAAGGCAACGGTCGACGGAAAACTACTGCATGGGCGTGTTCTGGACTATATGACAACGATTGGACTGCAAGATTCGGCGACCACATTTATCGTTTCGATCGATGGGAAGCACGGGTTCGCGAATGTTGGTTATGCCGGATTCATTGGTAGCGTCAGCGGGATGAATGACCAGTCGATTTCGTTGGGTGAAATGGGAGGTCATGGAGAGGGCCAATGGGATGGTGTTCCGATGGCGACCTTGATGCGGCGTGCCCTGGAAGAATGCAGTACGCTGCAGGAAGTCCAACAGCTTTGGGAAACCAATCCACGGACCTGTGAATATTATTATGTTTTCGCCGACGGTAAGACCAACGAGGCGGTGGGCGTGATGGCGACTCCTGATTTGTTAAAATTCGTCCAGCCTGGTGAGGCGCACGAACTGCTGGGAGAAGGGATCGAAGACGCGGTCGTTTTGTCAGCGGGAGGAAGGCTTAAAACGTTGCGTCAACGCGTGCAGGAAAAGTACGGTAAGGTCGATGTCGACGTTGCCAAGTGGTTGATGAGCCGACCGGTGGCGATGTCTTCGAACTTGCATAACGTTTTGTTTGTTCCTCAAGACCTGATCTTTTATGTCGCGAACGCCAGCCATTCCGAACCGGCTGCGAACCGCCCCTATGTAAAAATGGATTTGGAGGCGTTGCTGAAATCGATGCCATCCCCGACGCTTTCTCCGTAA
- a CDS encoding alpha/beta hydrolase family protein — MRTLLFLVCLLSPLSVSRSEAAESLVLDSSEFSAEDSLKVISDPSGDATACLSGLAWPPGKFMVQTAPPVSRMADALISFPSPVPSGDARNDRVTMEWHAARDKEGKIATRPAVVVVHESGSKMAVGRLFAMGFQASGVHAFLIHLPYYGERLGSNQKHDRVHSLDSMIQAVTDVRRARDAVAALPFVEKQHVSVQGTSLGGFVAATSASLDSGPAGSGYENVFVLLAGGNLIDVIQSGKRDAAKFKERLLQAGFEMEQIRDIVYNVEPLRIAHRLNPKRTWMFTANQDQVVPLKNALALAERIGLEETHHFRFDADHYSGIYFVPIVLKDMVGAIEASAEPAPQSSSLDS, encoded by the coding sequence ATGCGTACTTTGCTTTTCCTGGTTTGCCTACTTTCGCCACTTTCGGTCTCTAGATCGGAGGCGGCGGAAAGTCTGGTATTGGATTCCTCCGAATTTTCTGCTGAAGATTCGCTGAAGGTTATTTCGGATCCGTCGGGGGACGCGACTGCCTGCTTGTCCGGACTGGCGTGGCCTCCAGGAAAGTTTATGGTTCAAACTGCGCCTCCCGTTTCACGGATGGCAGATGCATTGATTTCGTTTCCCTCACCGGTTCCCAGCGGAGATGCGAGGAATGACCGGGTTACCATGGAGTGGCATGCCGCTCGTGACAAAGAAGGGAAAATCGCGACCCGCCCTGCAGTCGTTGTTGTCCATGAATCCGGTTCCAAAATGGCGGTGGGACGTCTGTTTGCCATGGGGTTCCAAGCCAGTGGTGTGCATGCGTTTTTGATTCATCTGCCCTACTACGGCGAACGCTTAGGCTCTAATCAAAAACATGATCGCGTTCACTCTTTGGATTCGATGATTCAAGCGGTCACCGATGTGCGCAGAGCACGCGATGCGGTCGCTGCTCTACCCTTTGTCGAAAAACAACACGTCTCCGTCCAAGGGACCAGCTTGGGCGGGTTTGTGGCCGCGACGAGCGCCAGTTTAGATAGTGGTCCGGCCGGATCCGGATACGAGAACGTCTTTGTTCTATTGGCGGGTGGGAATCTGATAGACGTGATTCAGTCCGGTAAACGAGATGCCGCAAAATTCAAAGAGCGTTTGCTTCAGGCCGGTTTTGAAATGGAGCAGATTCGGGATATCGTTTACAACGTGGAACCGCTGCGGATTGCTCATCGCCTGAATCCGAAACGGACCTGGATGTTCACGGCGAATCAAGATCAGGTTGTCCCGCTAAAAAATGCACTCGCTTTGGCCGAACGTATCGGCTTGGAAGAGACGCACCATTTTCGCTTTGATGCGGACCACTACTCGGGAATCTATTTCGTCCCGATCGTGCTGAAAGATATGGTCGGTGCGATTGAAGCCTCGGCGGAGCCTGCCCCGCAATCGAGCTCGCTAGATTCTTAG